One stretch of Harmonia axyridis chromosome 1, icHarAxyr1.1, whole genome shotgun sequence DNA includes these proteins:
- the LOC123684916 gene encoding uncharacterized protein LOC123684916 isoform X4, whose amino-acid sequence MPVTASLKGVRSILFMLMAIGSITPCIAECNTTQWWTDPCKTEVHVQMEKFRHGRSVKEHRGFVMEQLRGSINRSRGLLKDLGRLYINETHNLKYHRQNLQWLNVVPMIRNISHPRRFERKLRKLHTTLQYFAGALEVLSCTPIKSPGYFDKVKRDKILYDAKNNLRALICEVKLAVPNQTTRKIPLEKMGITLPSEMNLTESFFYDLQVLKNLKWFLTQLKNKALKGKKGPRNRNRVLEIRKP is encoded by the exons GCGTTCGTTCCATCCTCTTCATGCTAATGGCGATAGGGTCTATCACGCCTTGCATTGCAGAATGCAATACAACTCAGTGGTGGACAGATCCCTGTAAAACCGAAGTACACGTCCAAATGGAGAAATTCAGACATGGTAGAAGTGTGAAGGAGCATAGAGGATTCGTAATGGAGCAACTCAGAGGGTCCATCAACAGAAGTAGAGGCCTCCTGAAAGATTTAGGAAGGTTGTACATCAATGAG ACTCACAATCTCAAATACCATCGCCAAAACCTCCAATGGCTGAATGTTGTCCCGATGATCAGAAATATTAGCCATCCCAGAAGATTC gaAAGAAAACTGAGGAAGCTTCATACCACCTTGCAGTACTTTGCAGGAGCACTAGAAGTACTTTCATGTACTCCGATTAAATCTCCGGGATACTTTGACAAGGTCAAACGGGACAAAATCCTTTACGATGCCAAAAACAACCTCAGGGCTCTCATTTGTGAGGTTAAATTAGCTGTACCCAACCAAACTACTAGGAAGATACCTTTGGAAAAAATGGGTATAACTCTACCCTCTGAGATGAATCTTACGGAGTCATTTTTTTACGACCTccaagtattgaaaaatttaaaatggttttTAACACAATTGAAAAACAAGGCACTCAAAGGGAAGAAGGGACCACGCAACCGCAATAGAGTGTTAGAAATTAGGAAACcctaa
- the LOC123684916 gene encoding uncharacterized protein LOC123684916 isoform X2, translating to MAEASRRRDRSLGVRSILFMLMAIGSITPCIAECNTTQWWTDPCKTEVHVQMEKFRHGRSVKEHRGFVMEQLRGSINRSRGLLKDLGRLYINETHNLKYHRQNLQWLNVVPMIRNISHPRRFERKLRKLHTTLQYFAGALEVLSCTPIKSPGYFDKVKRDKILYDAKNNLRALICEVKLAVPNQTTRKIPLEKMGITLPSEMNLTESFFYDLQVLKNLKWFLTQLKNKALKGKKGPRNRNRVLEIRKP from the exons GCGTTCGTTCCATCCTCTTCATGCTAATGGCGATAGGGTCTATCACGCCTTGCATTGCAGAATGCAATACAACTCAGTGGTGGACAGATCCCTGTAAAACCGAAGTACACGTCCAAATGGAGAAATTCAGACATGGTAGAAGTGTGAAGGAGCATAGAGGATTCGTAATGGAGCAACTCAGAGGGTCCATCAACAGAAGTAGAGGCCTCCTGAAAGATTTAGGAAGGTTGTACATCAATGAG ACTCACAATCTCAAATACCATCGCCAAAACCTCCAATGGCTGAATGTTGTCCCGATGATCAGAAATATTAGCCATCCCAGAAGATTC gaAAGAAAACTGAGGAAGCTTCATACCACCTTGCAGTACTTTGCAGGAGCACTAGAAGTACTTTCATGTACTCCGATTAAATCTCCGGGATACTTTGACAAGGTCAAACGGGACAAAATCCTTTACGATGCCAAAAACAACCTCAGGGCTCTCATTTGTGAGGTTAAATTAGCTGTACCCAACCAAACTACTAGGAAGATACCTTTGGAAAAAATGGGTATAACTCTACCCTCTGAGATGAATCTTACGGAGTCATTTTTTTACGACCTccaagtattgaaaaatttaaaatggttttTAACACAATTGAAAAACAAGGCACTCAAAGGGAAGAAGGGACCACGCAACCGCAATAGAGTGTTAGAAATTAGGAAACcctaa
- the LOC123684916 gene encoding uncharacterized protein LOC123684916 isoform X6 → MLMAIGSITPCIAECNTTQWWTDPCKTEVHVQMEKFRHGRSVKEHRGFVMEQLRGSINRSRGLLKDLGRLYINETHNLKYHRQNLQWLNVVPMIRNISHPRRFERKLRKLHTTLQYFAGALEVLSCTPIKSPGYFDKVKRDKILYDAKNNLRALICEVKLAVPNQTTRKIPLEKMGITLPSEMNLTESFFYDLQVLKNLKWFLTQLKNKALKGKKGPRNRNRVLEIRKP, encoded by the exons ATGCTAATGGCGATAGGGTCTATCACGCCTTGCATTGCAGAATGCAATACAACTCAGTGGTGGACAGATCCCTGTAAAACCGAAGTACACGTCCAAATGGAGAAATTCAGACATGGTAGAAGTGTGAAGGAGCATAGAGGATTCGTAATGGAGCAACTCAGAGGGTCCATCAACAGAAGTAGAGGCCTCCTGAAAGATTTAGGAAGGTTGTACATCAATGAG ACTCACAATCTCAAATACCATCGCCAAAACCTCCAATGGCTGAATGTTGTCCCGATGATCAGAAATATTAGCCATCCCAGAAGATTC gaAAGAAAACTGAGGAAGCTTCATACCACCTTGCAGTACTTTGCAGGAGCACTAGAAGTACTTTCATGTACTCCGATTAAATCTCCGGGATACTTTGACAAGGTCAAACGGGACAAAATCCTTTACGATGCCAAAAACAACCTCAGGGCTCTCATTTGTGAGGTTAAATTAGCTGTACCCAACCAAACTACTAGGAAGATACCTTTGGAAAAAATGGGTATAACTCTACCCTCTGAGATGAATCTTACGGAGTCATTTTTTTACGACCTccaagtattgaaaaatttaaaatggttttTAACACAATTGAAAAACAAGGCACTCAAAGGGAAGAAGGGACCACGCAACCGCAATAGAGTGTTAGAAATTAGGAAACcctaa
- the LOC123684916 gene encoding uncharacterized protein LOC123684916 isoform X5: MPSTVSLKGVRSILFMLMAIGSITPCIAECNTTQWWTDPCKTEVHVQMEKFRHGRSVKEHRGFVMEQLRGSINRSRGLLKDLGRLYINETHNLKYHRQNLQWLNVVPMIRNISHPRRFERKLRKLHTTLQYFAGALEVLSCTPIKSPGYFDKVKRDKILYDAKNNLRALICEVKLAVPNQTTRKIPLEKMGITLPSEMNLTESFFYDLQVLKNLKWFLTQLKNKALKGKKGPRNRNRVLEIRKP, encoded by the exons GCGTTCGTTCCATCCTCTTCATGCTAATGGCGATAGGGTCTATCACGCCTTGCATTGCAGAATGCAATACAACTCAGTGGTGGACAGATCCCTGTAAAACCGAAGTACACGTCCAAATGGAGAAATTCAGACATGGTAGAAGTGTGAAGGAGCATAGAGGATTCGTAATGGAGCAACTCAGAGGGTCCATCAACAGAAGTAGAGGCCTCCTGAAAGATTTAGGAAGGTTGTACATCAATGAG ACTCACAATCTCAAATACCATCGCCAAAACCTCCAATGGCTGAATGTTGTCCCGATGATCAGAAATATTAGCCATCCCAGAAGATTC gaAAGAAAACTGAGGAAGCTTCATACCACCTTGCAGTACTTTGCAGGAGCACTAGAAGTACTTTCATGTACTCCGATTAAATCTCCGGGATACTTTGACAAGGTCAAACGGGACAAAATCCTTTACGATGCCAAAAACAACCTCAGGGCTCTCATTTGTGAGGTTAAATTAGCTGTACCCAACCAAACTACTAGGAAGATACCTTTGGAAAAAATGGGTATAACTCTACCCTCTGAGATGAATCTTACGGAGTCATTTTTTTACGACCTccaagtattgaaaaatttaaaatggttttTAACACAATTGAAAAACAAGGCACTCAAAGGGAAGAAGGGACCACGCAACCGCAATAGAGTGTTAGAAATTAGGAAACcctaa
- the LOC123684916 gene encoding uncharacterized protein LOC123684916 isoform X3, whose protein sequence is MSSTASLKGVRSILFMLMAIGSITPCIAECNTTQWWTDPCKTEVHVQMEKFRHGRSVKEHRGFVMEQLRGSINRSRGLLKDLGRLYINETHNLKYHRQNLQWLNVVPMIRNISHPRRFERKLRKLHTTLQYFAGALEVLSCTPIKSPGYFDKVKRDKILYDAKNNLRALICEVKLAVPNQTTRKIPLEKMGITLPSEMNLTESFFYDLQVLKNLKWFLTQLKNKALKGKKGPRNRNRVLEIRKP, encoded by the exons GCGTTCGTTCCATCCTCTTCATGCTAATGGCGATAGGGTCTATCACGCCTTGCATTGCAGAATGCAATACAACTCAGTGGTGGACAGATCCCTGTAAAACCGAAGTACACGTCCAAATGGAGAAATTCAGACATGGTAGAAGTGTGAAGGAGCATAGAGGATTCGTAATGGAGCAACTCAGAGGGTCCATCAACAGAAGTAGAGGCCTCCTGAAAGATTTAGGAAGGTTGTACATCAATGAG ACTCACAATCTCAAATACCATCGCCAAAACCTCCAATGGCTGAATGTTGTCCCGATGATCAGAAATATTAGCCATCCCAGAAGATTC gaAAGAAAACTGAGGAAGCTTCATACCACCTTGCAGTACTTTGCAGGAGCACTAGAAGTACTTTCATGTACTCCGATTAAATCTCCGGGATACTTTGACAAGGTCAAACGGGACAAAATCCTTTACGATGCCAAAAACAACCTCAGGGCTCTCATTTGTGAGGTTAAATTAGCTGTACCCAACCAAACTACTAGGAAGATACCTTTGGAAAAAATGGGTATAACTCTACCCTCTGAGATGAATCTTACGGAGTCATTTTTTTACGACCTccaagtattgaaaaatttaaaatggttttTAACACAATTGAAAAACAAGGCACTCAAAGGGAAGAAGGGACCACGCAACCGCAATAGAGTGTTAGAAATTAGGAAACcctaa
- the LOC123684916 gene encoding uncharacterized protein LOC123684916 isoform X1, which translates to MFCQPTRIPGLATRVNSVRSILFMLMAIGSITPCIAECNTTQWWTDPCKTEVHVQMEKFRHGRSVKEHRGFVMEQLRGSINRSRGLLKDLGRLYINETHNLKYHRQNLQWLNVVPMIRNISHPRRFERKLRKLHTTLQYFAGALEVLSCTPIKSPGYFDKVKRDKILYDAKNNLRALICEVKLAVPNQTTRKIPLEKMGITLPSEMNLTESFFYDLQVLKNLKWFLTQLKNKALKGKKGPRNRNRVLEIRKP; encoded by the exons ATGTTTTGCCAACCGACCAGGATACCTGGTTTAGCGACCAGAGTTAACA GCGTTCGTTCCATCCTCTTCATGCTAATGGCGATAGGGTCTATCACGCCTTGCATTGCAGAATGCAATACAACTCAGTGGTGGACAGATCCCTGTAAAACCGAAGTACACGTCCAAATGGAGAAATTCAGACATGGTAGAAGTGTGAAGGAGCATAGAGGATTCGTAATGGAGCAACTCAGAGGGTCCATCAACAGAAGTAGAGGCCTCCTGAAAGATTTAGGAAGGTTGTACATCAATGAG ACTCACAATCTCAAATACCATCGCCAAAACCTCCAATGGCTGAATGTTGTCCCGATGATCAGAAATATTAGCCATCCCAGAAGATTC gaAAGAAAACTGAGGAAGCTTCATACCACCTTGCAGTACTTTGCAGGAGCACTAGAAGTACTTTCATGTACTCCGATTAAATCTCCGGGATACTTTGACAAGGTCAAACGGGACAAAATCCTTTACGATGCCAAAAACAACCTCAGGGCTCTCATTTGTGAGGTTAAATTAGCTGTACCCAACCAAACTACTAGGAAGATACCTTTGGAAAAAATGGGTATAACTCTACCCTCTGAGATGAATCTTACGGAGTCATTTTTTTACGACCTccaagtattgaaaaatttaaaatggttttTAACACAATTGAAAAACAAGGCACTCAAAGGGAAGAAGGGACCACGCAACCGCAATAGAGTGTTAGAAATTAGGAAACcctaa